Proteins from one Megalopta genalis isolate 19385.01 chromosome 1, iyMegGena1_principal, whole genome shotgun sequence genomic window:
- the Mau2 gene encoding mau2 sister chromatid cohesion factor, which yields MASSQDAWYLSLLGLAENFRTSNPPNIKSCIQCLQAVFNFKPPPRVEARTHLQLGNILLTHTKNIDLARSHLEQAWRLSQNINTFDDVKFEAASVVAELYEQQQQPNLSKPILRKAIELSQHNVYWHCRLIFQLAQIHASEKDFVAASSLLAVGVDYSHISNASYTRVLFLLSRCMLLLIDKKFTEVHPLLNSAGHHVENWQGSPHQKEYLKVYFLVLQVCHYLMAGQVKSVKPCLKQLQQSIQTIMSPSWPADEIVTGSNIGDMFIWMPKDHLYVLVYLVTVMHSMQAGYMDKAQKYTDKALTQIEKLKSADNKPILSVFQLMLLEHIVMCRLVMGNKSVALAEISQACQLCRTQPRLLQGHRPQLHALLGLYAMSMNCMEAAEAQFTAALRTSQERELWTFANLNLAIVYLRTKRDNELGALLERINPESLPSHSHSLRAAAYYVQGLQAFFGARYNEAKRYLRETLKMANSEDLNRLTSCSLVLLGHIFLSLGNSRESMNMVTPAMQLASKIPDVHVQLWATAILKDLYRICGDPNRESEAYQMHCNFSQTLLKDHFQSTQMGEHSLIQWTDGTVPALPSNPPPSTSQAIL from the exons ATGGCGTCTTCGCAGGACGCTTGGTATCTGTCGTTATTAGGACTAGCAGAAAACTTTCGAACGTCAAATCCGCCGAATATCAAGTCGTGTATACAGTGCTTGCAAGCGGTTTTCAATTTTAAACCACCCCCAAGGGTCGAAGCGCGTACTCATCTTCAGCTTGGTAACATCCTCCTTACGCATACCAAAAACATCGATTTGGCGCGGTCTCATTTAGAACAAGCG TGGCGTTTAAGTCAAAACATAAACACCTTCGATGATGTTAAGTTCGAAGCAGCAAGTGTAGTCGCGGAACTgtatgaacaacaacaacaaccaaaTCTCAGTAAGCCAATATTAAGGAAAGCTATAGAACTTTCTCAGCACAATGTATATTGGCATTGCAGACTTATTTTCCAACTTGCA CAAATACACGCATCGGAAAAAGATTTTGTTGCAGCAAGTAGTTTGCTTGCTGTAGGTGTTGATTACTCTCATATTAGCAATGCAAGTTATACAAGAGTTCTGTTCTTATTGAGCAGATGTATGCTATTATTAATAGACAAAAAATTTACTGAAGTTCATCCTCTCTTAAATTCGGCAGGCCATCATGTAGAAAATTGGCAGGGTAGCCCACATCAGAAAGAATATTTAAAAGTATATTTTTTGGTACTTCAAGTTTGTCATTACTTAATGGCAGGCCAG GTGAAAAGTGTTAAGCCTTGTCTGAAACAATTACAACAGAGTATACAGACTATAATGTCTCCTAGTTGGCCAGCCGACGAAATAGTTACAGGTTCAAACATTGGAGATATGTTTATATGGATGCCAAAGGACCATTTATACGTTTTGGTATATTTAGTAACAGTTATGCATTCGATGCAAGCCGGTTACATGGACAAAGCTCAAAAATATACGGATAAAGCGTTAACTCAAATTGAGAAACTCAAAA GTGCTGATAACAAACCTATACTCTCCGTTTTTCAATTAATGCTATTGGAACATATAGTGATGTGTCGACTTGTAATGGGAAATAAAAGTGTAGCTCTAGCAGAAATTTCTCAAGCGTGTCAACTTTGTAGAACCCAGCCAAGGTTACTTCAAGGTCATAGGCCGCAATTACATGCTTTATTAGGATTGTATGCAATGTCGATGAATTGTATGGAGGCTGCAGAAGCACAGTTTACAGCAGCTCTCAgg ACGTCACAAGAAAGAGAGCTTTGGACGTTCGCGAATTTAAATCTGGCAATAGTATACCTCAGAACTAAAAGAGATAATGAACTAGGTGCTTTGCTAGAACGAATAAATCCCGAATCTTTGCCATCTCATTCGCATTCTTTAAGAGCAGCAGCGTACTACGTACAAGGACTTCAAGCGTTTTTTGGAGCTAGATACAACGAAGCAAA GAGATATCTCCGTGAAACATTGAAAATGGCGAATTCTGAAGATTTGAACAGACTTACGTCGTGTAGTCTTGTACTTTTAGGACatatatttctttctttaggaaATAGCAGAGAATCTATGAATATGGTGACACCAGCGATGCAGTTAGCTTCTAAAATACCTGATGTTCATGTACAATTATGGGCTACTGCTATCCTGAAAG ATCTTTATAGAATTTGCGGAGATCCGAATCGTGAAAGTGAGGCGTATCAAATGCATTGTAATTTTTCGCAAACGTTGTTGAAAGATCATTTTCAAAGCACACAAATGGGTGAGCACTCTCTCATACAGTGGACTGACGGGACAGTGCCAGCCTTACCAAGCAATCCACCACCTTCCACATCACAAGCCATTCTTTAA
- the LOC117221542 gene encoding NADH-quinone oxidoreductase subunit B 2 isoform X1, with amino-acid sequence MLRSIMFSPIVNQGLLSLIPKNAALSGCPAALTSQTRNMADIKLPEKQKRKPYSPFQDTKGIGEYAVARIDDLLNWGRKGSLWPMTFGLACCAVEMMHIAAPRYDMDRYGVVFRASPRQSDVIIVAGTLTNKMAPALRRIYDQMPEPRWVISMGSCANGGGYYHYSYSVVRGCDRIIPVDIYVPGCPPTAEALMYGVLQLQKKVKNMKTMQLWYRK; translated from the exons ATGCTGCGTTCTATTATGTTTTCGC CCATTGTGAATCAGGGCTTATTGTCCCTGATTCCCAAAAATGCAGCTCTTTCAGGATGTCCTGCAGCTTTAACGTCTCAAACTAGGAATATGGCCGATATTAAGCTACCAGAAAAACAGAAAAGGAAACCTTACAGCCCTTTCCAAGATACCAAAGGCATAGGAGAATATGCAGTGGCCAGAATAGATGATCTTTTGAACTGGGGGCGTAAGGGTTCATTATGGCCGATGACATTTGGTTTGGCTTGCTGCGCAGTCGAAATGATGCACATTGCTGCACCCAGATACGATATGGACAGATATGGGGTGGTATTCAGAGCATCTCCAAGACAGTCTGATGTTATCATTGTTGCTGGTACTTTGACAAATAAAATGGCTCCAGCTTTGAGGAGAATATATGATCAAATGCCCGAACCACGATGGGTCATTTCAATGGGAAGCTGTGCCAATGGTGGAGGCTATTATCATTACAGTTATTCTGTTGTCAGAGGATGCGATAGAATTATACCTGTGGACATATACGTGCCAG GATGTCCCCCAACTGCAGAAGCTTTGATGTATGGTGTATTGCAGCTACAGAAGAAAGTTAAGAATATGAAGACAATGCAATTGTGGTATAGAAAATAA
- the LOC117221542 gene encoding NADH-quinone oxidoreductase subunit B 2 isoform X2, which yields MLLSIVNQGLLSLIPKNAALSGCPAALTSQTRNMADIKLPEKQKRKPYSPFQDTKGIGEYAVARIDDLLNWGRKGSLWPMTFGLACCAVEMMHIAAPRYDMDRYGVVFRASPRQSDVIIVAGTLTNKMAPALRRIYDQMPEPRWVISMGSCANGGGYYHYSYSVVRGCDRIIPVDIYVPGCPPTAEALMYGVLQLQKKVKNMKTMQLWYRK from the exons atgcTTCTAT CCATTGTGAATCAGGGCTTATTGTCCCTGATTCCCAAAAATGCAGCTCTTTCAGGATGTCCTGCAGCTTTAACGTCTCAAACTAGGAATATGGCCGATATTAAGCTACCAGAAAAACAGAAAAGGAAACCTTACAGCCCTTTCCAAGATACCAAAGGCATAGGAGAATATGCAGTGGCCAGAATAGATGATCTTTTGAACTGGGGGCGTAAGGGTTCATTATGGCCGATGACATTTGGTTTGGCTTGCTGCGCAGTCGAAATGATGCACATTGCTGCACCCAGATACGATATGGACAGATATGGGGTGGTATTCAGAGCATCTCCAAGACAGTCTGATGTTATCATTGTTGCTGGTACTTTGACAAATAAAATGGCTCCAGCTTTGAGGAGAATATATGATCAAATGCCCGAACCACGATGGGTCATTTCAATGGGAAGCTGTGCCAATGGTGGAGGCTATTATCATTACAGTTATTCTGTTGTCAGAGGATGCGATAGAATTATACCTGTGGACATATACGTGCCAG GATGTCCCCCAACTGCAGAAGCTTTGATGTATGGTGTATTGCAGCTACAGAAGAAAGTTAAGAATATGAAGACAATGCAATTGTGGTATAGAAAATAA
- the Usp47 gene encoding ubiquitin specific protease 47, whose protein sequence is MDSIINSCPIYISNVMDKSHLVDQKLSYPLNSTTSVKNLYDYIEKNYQIQADNFKLVLDASGKLIDLSEMKNKIMSEIDVSFSENEDNKYRLFVVRPTDTLTMDIFHPRYDIPSVIYTTRPALSERIEQEPLHQESLHHSLVLEEDNNVDFISSIKPETGYVGLVNQAMTCYLNSLLQALYMTPEFRNALYNWEYTGGSEKDETTSIPYQLQKLFLNLQTSSRSAVETTALTKSFGWDSTEAWQQHDIQELCRVMFDALEQKFINTEQADLINRFYEGTMIDYVKCLECGTEKSREDTFLDIPLPVRPFGRNVAYNSVEEALRAFVQHETLEGSNQYHCEKCNKKCDAHKGLKFIKFPYLLTLHLKRFDFDFNTFRRVKLNDKVTFPNILNLNRFISSTTNEESSINEKNTNLVKCDDSSTTDSGTLDDDYTPCENSLSNSSHSKNNDPDDDDEGVDVLSNGPSTSNCIEHNYENDKNRDNNTSEGRYNYELFSIMIHSGSACGGHYYAYIKDFRTQEWLCFNDQSVTQITNDDIQKTYGGGPIQYRSYHTASCSSTNAYMLMYRQIDPARNVLPMQVQDFPCHIQKLLKKMKENEGYDRRERWCLPYDKKDINTMTRRVYREMIETHLKKKLSSEDSQIRTQPNDDVSFLKRRSSIQVLVGCSYPSKMQWFMIDLFRDITWDGATKLCWQMFNLEWKVNLEQCRLVRYDPLKHRVLCRYEGMERRTFESVWRREAYTLLLEIRDENEESSENEQDVITSKVYVLDVAEKKVTEGPLKLRALRSQPIKEYKKMLAILFGMKPSKMAVMLGEPGKQLTLMDDDECSLLSSTSLSDDTDVFVTTMYNDEWMSLIEAATAADIISSYTNHKNILTFRLKLPDPSKSSEINERYWKEWNNSTLGERCKDTEKSSADSPSKGSSSDSNHIGTPKSNEILKIGKSNEDVSVKNASPQLGENEKWNTPEQSNSEDSSLSDSDKTLVGDALEFDDFNDPYMQLKDLIHRPSNTIAETDDKEYYFKTTSYEEDGNQFLKVEVSRMMNYGMLKKKLAPYIGVPIDCFRISYKFEDIEDYAYYKLQENILEYKEDDYFTVKVGRFFDFRIKIYQLHPETDNFFKFLGAWILSRDITVGEAKKAILENIKDAHDIEIPLKRCRLREKHLTRATKVYLDDQKLDDMQLHSKSEFVIQKLPDEDPVTNSNQIIVRVGNVDRLHEVCQEIVMDEKSIAEMRKKLSVVAFIPEEYIEIAKADDEMSLMFIPLDLERKLTWHGQDSDVEFDINNGSLFLYRDSRYKKELSKIKSQFDKEEERSFTRSRRRQERSLKIHLTSTE, encoded by the exons ATGGATTCTATAATTAATTCTTGTCCAATTTATATATCTAATGTGATGGACAAGTCTCATCTAGTGGATCAGAAATTGTCATATCCCCTAAATTCAACAACCAGTGTTAAAAATCTGTACGATTACATCGAAAAGAACTATCAAATACAGGCTGATAACTTTAAGCTTGTCCTGGATGCAAGTGGGAAACTG ATCGACTTatctgaaatgaaaaataaaattatgtcTGAAATTGATGTAAGTTTCTCAGAAAATGAAGACAATAAATATAGACTCTTCGTTGTGAGGCCAACAGACACTTTGACGATGGATATCTTTCATCCAAGATACGATATACCTTCTGTTATATATACTACACGTCCTGCTCTGTCAGAACGTATTGAGCAGGAACCTCTTCATCAGGAATCTCTTCATCATTCATTAGTATTGGAAGAAGATAATAATGTTGATTTTATAAGTTCTATTAAACCTGAAACAG gTTATGTCGGTTTGGTAAACCAAGCAATGACATGTTATTTAAATAGTTTACTCCAAGCATTGTACATGACCCCAGAATTTCGAAATGCACTGTACAATTGGGAATACACGGGTGGATCAGAAAAAGATGAAACTACCAGTATTCCATATCAGTTGCAAAAATTATTCTTAAACTTACAG ACATCATCAAGATCGGCTGTGGAAACTACGGCGTTAACAAAAAGCTTTGGTTGGGATTCCACAGAAGCCTGGCAGCAACATGACATTCAAGAACTTTGTAGGGTAATGTTTGATGCGTTAGAACAGAAATTTATAAACACGGAACAAGCCGATTTAATCAACAGGTTTTACGAAG GAACGATGATCGATTATGTTAAGTGTCTAGAATGTGGAACTGAAAAGTCTAGGGAAGATACTTTTCTTGATATACCGTTGCCAGTAAGACCATTTGGTAGGAATGTAGCATACAATAGCGTG gaAGAAGCCTTAAGAGCATTTGTACAGCATGAGACATTAGAAGGAAGCAACCAGTATCATTGTGAAAAGTGTAATAAAAAATGTGATGCACACAAAGGTTTAAAATTCATAAAATTTCCATATCTTTTGACGTTGCATCTTAAACGATTTGATTTCGATTTCAACACTTTTCGCAGAGTTAAACTCAATGACAA aGTCACTTTCCCAAATATATTGAACTTAAATCGATTCATATCGTCTACGACAAATGAAGAATCTTCGATTAATGAGAAGAACACGAATTTAGTGAAATGTGATGACAGCTCAACAACAGATAGTGGAACTCTAGATGATGATTACACTCCATGTGAAAATAGTCTTTCCAATAGCAGTCATTCAAAAAATAATGAtccagacgacgacgacgaag GAGTAGACGTCCTAAGTAATGGTCCATCAACGTCAAATTGTATTGAacataattatgaaaacgacaAAAATCGTGATAATAACACTTCGGAAGGCCGTTATAATTATGAATTGTTTTCAATTATGATACACAGCGGCAGTGCTTGCGGTGGTCATTATTATGCTTACATAAAAGACTTCAGAACACAAGAATGGCTGTGCTTTAACGATCAAAGTGTTACTCAG ATAACAAATGATGATATTCAAAAAACGTATGGCGGTGGCCCAATTCAGTATAGGTCATACCATACTGCATCGTGTAGTAGTACTAACGCATACATGCTTATGTATAGACAAATTGATCCTGCTCGTAACGTTTTGCCTATGCAAGTGCAAGATTTTCCATGCCATATACAG AAATTATTGAAGAAAATGAAGGAAAACGAGGGCTACGATAGAAGAGAAAGGTGGTGTCTTCCTTATGACAAGAAGGACATCAATACGATGACTCGGAGGGTTTACAGGGAAATGATAGAGACGCATCTAAAAAAGAAGTTATCTTCAGAGGATAGTCAAATTCGTACTCAACCAAATGACGACGTCTCATTCCTAAAACGAAGATCTTCGATTCAAGTACTAGTTGGTTGTTCATATCCTTCCAAAATGCAGTGGTTCATGATAGATCTTTTCCGCGACATTACTTGGGACGGAGCTACAAAACTCTGTTGGCAGATGTTTAACTTGGAATGGAAAGTAAATCTCGAACAGTGTCGTTTGGTTCGTTACGATCCCCTCAAGCATCGGGTTTTGTGTCGCTACGAGGGGATGGAGCGAAGAACTTTCGAAAGTGTTTGGCGAAGAGAAGCGTACACTTTGCTTTTAGAAATACGAGACGAGAATGAAGAGTCTTCGGAGAATGAACAGGACG TGATCACGTCAAAAGTATATGTCCTTGATGTCGCTGAAAAGAAGGTCACGGAAGGTCCATTGAAACTGCGAGCCTTGCGTTCTCAACCAAttaaagaatataaaaaaatgCTAGCAATTTTATTCGGTATGAAACCTAGTAAAATGGCAGTGATGCTGGGCGAACCGGGAAAGCAGTTAACATTGATGGATGATGATGAATGTAGTTTATTGAGTAGCACCAGCCTTTCCGACGACACTGATGTGTTTGTGACGACCATGTATAACGACGAATGGATGTCATTGATTGAGGCAGCAACTGCGGCAGACATTATATCGAGTTACACGAATCACAAAAATATCCTCACGTTCCGGTTGAAACTTCCTGATCCGAGTAAAAGTAGTGAAATAAATGAAC GTTATTGGAAAGAATGGAATAATTCGACGTTAGGCGAAAGATGTAAAGATACAGAGAAATCCAGCGCTGATAGTCCATCCAAAGGAAGTAGTAGCGACTCGAATCATATCGGTACTCCTAAGAGTAATGAGATTCTAAAAATAGGAAAGAGTAACGAGGATGTATCGGTAAAGAACGCGAGTCCACAGTTAGGGGAAAACGAGAAATGGAACACGCCGGAACAGAGTAATAGCGAGGACAGCAGCCTCAGCGATAGTGATAAAACATTGGTCGGAGATGCTCTCGAATTTGACGATTTTAATGATCcgtacatgcagttgaaagatTTAATTCACCGTCCATCCAATACGATTGCCGAGACTGATGATAAAGAATATTACTTTAAAACTACATCCTACGAGGAGGATGGCAATCAAT TTCTCAAAGTAGAAGTATCCAGAATGATGAATTACGGTATGCTTAAGAAAAAATTGGCGCCATATATCGGTGTACCAATAGATTGTTTTAGAATTTCCTACAAGTTTGAAGATATCGAGGATTATGCGTACTACAAACTTCAAGAGAACATCTTGGAGTATAAAGAAGATGATTATTTCACAGTGAAAGTTGGGCGTTTCTTTGATtttagaataaaaatatatcagtTGCATCCTGAAACGGATAAC TTTTTCAAGTTTCTGGGTGCTTGGATCTTATCTAGAGACATAACTGTCGGCGAGGCGAAGAAAGCCATCTTAGAGAATATTAAGGATGCACATGATATAGAGATACCATTGAAGAGATGTCGACTAAGGGAGAAACACCTAACGCGAGCGACTAAAGTATATTTGGATGATCAGAAACTTGATGATATGCAATTGCATTCGAAATCCGAATTTGTCATACAAAAGTTACCTGATGAGGATCCTGTTACCAACAGCAATCAAATTATAGTGCGTGTTGGGAACGTGGACCGCTTACACGAAGTTTGTCAGGAGATTGTTATGGATGAGAAGTCTATAGCAGAAATGAGGAAAAAG CTGTCTGTGGTGGCGTTTATACCTGAAGAATATATAGAGATAGCAAAAGCAGATGATGAAATGTCACTAATGTTCATACCCCTCGATTTGGAGAGGAAGTTAACATGGCATGGGCAAGATTCAGATGTTGAGTTCGATATTAATAATGGTTCTCTATTTTTATATAG gGATAGCAGGTACAAAAAGGAACTATCCAAAATAAAGAGTCAGTTCGACAAAGAAGAAGAGAGATCGTTTACGCGATCAAGACGCCGACAAGAGAGATCGCTTAAGATACACTTGACCAGCACCGAATGA
- the LOC117221547 gene encoding eukaryotic translation initiation factor 4E type 3 yields MAAVEYESKDDGSADLSKTPVFSDETVKTIEEHESLGTPLQTSWTFWLDKAVSGTTVEEYKQNLTKIYTVNTVQSFWAVFNNIPNVNSMQVKYSYHLMRDERYPLWEEPVNQHGGTWRIKCHKSDTEKIWKEMVLAAIGEQFADCMAEDDEVCGVTVSIRDKDDTVQIWNMNAASASRATILKKVYSLLPNVNFSDFYKPHQSHHAYGRR; encoded by the exons ATGGCCGCGGTGGAGTACGAATCAAAAGACGACGGTTCGGCGGACTTGTCGAAAACGCCGGTGTTTTCGGACGAAACTGTGAAAACGATCGAGGAACATGAATCGTTGGGAACACCGTTGCAAACTTCGTGGACTTTCTGGTTGGATAA AGCTGTGTCTGGCACAACTGTCgaagaatataaacaaaatttaacgAAGATTTATACTGTGAATACAGTGCAGAGTTTTTGGGCAGTCTTCAATAATATACCAAATGTTAACTCCATGCAG GTAAAATATAGTTACCATTTGATGAGAGACGAAAGATATCCGTTATGGGAGGAACCGGTTAATCAGCACGGTGGAACATGGAGAATAAAGTGCCATAAATCTGATACT GAAAAGATTTGGAAGGAAATGGTTCTCGCAGCTATCGGAGAACAGTTTGCGGACTGTATGGCTGAAGATGATGAAGTCTGCGGAGTAACTGTGTCCATCAGAGACAAAGATGATACGGTTCAA ATATGGAATATGAACGCAGCTTCAGCATCAAGAGCAACTATATTAAAAAAAGTGTATTCTTTGTTACCTAATGTGAACTTCTCAGACTTTTATAAAC CTCATCAGTCGCATCACGCTTATGGCCGTCGTTAA